A genomic window from Flavobacterium johnsoniae includes:
- a CDS encoding DUF2853 family protein, with translation MSKRDELIAKYAKDLKEKCGVTPNMDLLTKVTIGCGPSIYNDDASVVAGTQESEIETVKKNFLVKKLGLKDNPELFGTIHAVLEQYGKSNKHKYRAVVYYLLTVHFKKESIYK, from the coding sequence ATGAGTAAGAGAGACGAATTAATCGCAAAGTATGCGAAGGATTTAAAAGAAAAATGCGGAGTAACTCCAAACATGGATTTATTGACGAAAGTTACAATTGGATGTGGTCCATCGATATACAATGATGATGCATCTGTAGTTGCAGGGACTCAAGAATCTGAAATAGAAACTGTTAAAAAGAACTTTTTAGTAAAAAAACTTGGTCTTAAAGATAACCCAGAATTGTTCGGAACGATTCATGCAGTATTAGAACAATACGGAAAATCTAATAAACACAAATACAGAGCTGTAGTATATTATTTGTTGACGGTACATTTCAAAAAAGAAAGTATCTACAAATAG
- the menD gene encoding 2-succinyl-5-enolpyruvyl-6-hydroxy-3-cyclohexene-1-carboxylic-acid synthase codes for MIYPKIALAQSIIEILSAKGIVNIIISPGSRNAPLTIGFAQNSNFKCYSIADERCAAFFALGIAQQTKQPTAIVCTSGSALLNYYPAFAEAFYSQIPLIVISADRPQNKIDIGDGQTIRQENVFANHSVFNANLTEEASEENDLKINLAVETAIRLKGPVHINAPFEEPLYETTEELSVKPKISNLETKESVKNIQNVDEIVSVWNNAKRKLILIGVNEANVIEKEIIENLASDPSIVVLTETTSNLHHPNFISSIDTLITPFDDSDFAAFNPEVLVTFGGMVVSKRIKGFLRKYKPKHHWHIDMLRAYDTFGALTKHFEMQPNNFFKDLLSKTASVKSNYFKNIDTVYKSRLNKRKEYLNTVAFSDFKVFERIIESLPKNSQLQISNSSAIRYAQLIDIDESIEVFCNRGTSGIDGSTSTAIGAAVGNEKQTVFITGDISFLYDSNALWNSYIPSNFKIIIVNNGGGGIFRILPGHQEKPVFNTYFETSHHLTAEHLAKMYQLQYLKASDEKSLQNGIQEMYNQNDIPMILEVFTPTTENDKVLKQYFKQLA; via the coding sequence ATGATTTACCCCAAAATAGCGCTTGCACAAAGCATTATCGAAATTTTATCTGCCAAAGGGATTGTCAATATTATTATTTCTCCAGGATCTAGAAATGCTCCCTTAACCATCGGATTTGCTCAAAATTCTAATTTTAAATGTTATAGCATTGCAGATGAACGTTGCGCTGCTTTTTTTGCTTTAGGAATTGCACAGCAAACCAAACAACCAACAGCAATTGTTTGTACATCAGGATCAGCTTTATTAAATTATTATCCAGCTTTTGCGGAAGCTTTTTACAGCCAGATTCCGCTAATTGTGATTTCTGCAGATCGTCCGCAGAATAAAATAGATATTGGCGATGGACAAACCATTCGTCAAGAAAATGTTTTTGCAAATCATTCTGTTTTTAATGCAAATTTGACAGAAGAAGCTTCAGAAGAAAATGATTTAAAAATCAATTTAGCTGTAGAAACTGCTATTCGATTAAAAGGTCCAGTTCATATTAATGCACCTTTTGAGGAACCTTTATATGAAACTACAGAGGAACTTTCTGTAAAACCAAAAATCAGCAATCTAGAAACTAAAGAAAGTGTAAAAAACATTCAAAACGTTGATGAAATTGTTTCTGTTTGGAATAATGCCAAGCGAAAATTAATCTTAATCGGAGTAAATGAAGCTAATGTTATAGAAAAAGAAATTATCGAAAATCTAGCTTCAGATCCATCAATTGTGGTTTTGACAGAAACGACTTCTAACTTACATCATCCAAATTTTATCAGTTCAATTGATACTTTAATTACGCCATTTGATGATTCTGATTTTGCAGCATTTAATCCTGAAGTTTTAGTGACTTTTGGAGGAATGGTAGTTTCAAAAAGAATCAAAGGATTTTTAAGAAAATACAAACCGAAGCATCATTGGCACATAGATATGTTACGTGCGTATGATACGTTTGGTGCATTGACTAAACATTTTGAAATGCAACCAAATAATTTTTTCAAAGATTTGCTTTCCAAAACAGCTTCTGTAAAAAGTAATTATTTCAAAAATATCGATACTGTTTATAAATCTCGATTGAACAAAAGAAAAGAGTATTTAAATACAGTTGCCTTTTCAGATTTTAAAGTTTTTGAAAGGATAATAGAATCGCTTCCTAAAAACAGCCAGCTTCAGATTAGCAACAGCTCTGCAATTCGTTATGCTCAATTAATTGATATTGATGAATCAATCGAAGTTTTTTGCAATCGCGGAACCAGCGGAATCGATGGAAGCACTTCCACGGCAATTGGAGCAGCAGTAGGAAATGAAAAACAAACAGTTTTCATTACAGGAGATATTAGCTTTTTATACGACAGCAATGCGCTTTGGAATTCTTATATTCCAAGTAATTTCAAAATTATTATTGTAAATAATGGAGGAGGAGGCATTTTCAGAATCCTTCCTGGGCATCAGGAAAAGCCTGTTTTTAATACGTATTTTGAAACTTCACACCATTTAACGGCAGAACATTTGGCTAAAATGTACCAATTACAATATTTAAAAGCTTCAGACGAAAAATCATTACAAAATGGTATTCAAGAAATGTATAATCAAAATGATATTCCCATGATTTTAGAAGTTTTTACTCCAACAACAGAAAATGATAAAGTTCTAAAACAGTATTTTAAACAACTAGCTTAA
- a CDS encoding thioredoxin family protein encodes MRFLFIAFLAVTFQTVISQNQFVPVDIPYKTALETAKKESKPLFVMLYADWCPHCNLMKSEVLSDSAVKDFLNKNFICTYKNIEKEEGIALKNKFKTKSLPTFLFLDSNENLIYALKGEMKKAEFLNELQYSLNPKMQLPYLEKEFMADPSNSDKFFTYLNTLKKGKDRTELSPATHIYLNTQSDKQLISELNWRVIANGVTDIKSREFQFVLQHQKEFAAVASQSRIDKKIENIVNELLRPLVDNLDTLSYYKQREIAKSIRLQKTDSLVFKYDLTLAERTEKWDFYKKVTLEDTQKLVWNDASFLKEIGNTYFKHINDTESLKKAIFWVNHSLELNDSYDGNLLEAKLYNKIKDKKKALEYAKKAKTIAKEMGWDSKETDILLAELNKK; translated from the coding sequence ATGCGTTTCTTATTTATAGCCTTTTTAGCAGTCACTTTTCAAACCGTTATTTCTCAAAATCAATTCGTTCCTGTCGATATTCCGTACAAAACTGCTTTAGAAACGGCTAAAAAAGAATCTAAACCTCTTTTTGTAATGTTATATGCAGATTGGTGTCCGCATTGCAATTTGATGAAAAGCGAGGTTTTAAGCGATTCTGCCGTAAAAGATTTCTTGAATAAGAATTTTATCTGTACTTATAAGAATATCGAAAAAGAAGAAGGAATTGCTTTAAAGAATAAATTCAAAACCAAATCTTTGCCTACTTTCTTGTTTTTAGATTCTAACGAAAATTTGATTTATGCTTTGAAAGGAGAAATGAAAAAAGCAGAATTTTTAAATGAGCTTCAATATTCTCTAAATCCAAAAATGCAATTGCCTTATTTAGAGAAAGAATTTATGGCAGATCCAAGTAATTCTGACAAATTTTTCACTTATTTGAATACTTTAAAAAAGGGAAAAGACAGAACAGAATTATCTCCAGCAACACATATTTATTTAAACACACAATCTGACAAACAGCTAATTAGCGAATTGAATTGGAGAGTTATTGCAAACGGTGTTACAGATATTAAATCGAGAGAATTTCAGTTTGTTTTACAGCATCAGAAAGAATTTGCTGCTGTTGCTTCTCAAAGTAGAATTGACAAGAAGATTGAAAATATTGTAAATGAATTACTTCGTCCGTTAGTTGATAATTTGGATACTTTAAGTTATTATAAACAAAGAGAAATTGCTAAATCTATTCGATTGCAAAAAACAGATTCTTTAGTTTTTAAATATGATTTAACTTTGGCTGAAAGAACCGAAAAATGGGATTTTTATAAAAAAGTAACCTTAGAAGACACTCAAAAATTGGTTTGGAATGATGCTAGTTTCTTAAAAGAGATTGGAAACACGTATTTCAAACATATTAATGATACAGAAAGTTTAAAAAAAGCTATTTTTTGGGTTAATCATTCCTTAGAATTAAATGATTCTTACGATGGAAATTTATTAGAAGCCAAACTTTACAACAAAATAAAAGACAAAAAGAAAGCTTTAGAATATGCTAAAAAAGCCAAAACCATTGCCAAAGAAATGGGCTGGGATTCTAAAGAAACCGACATTCTGTTAGCAGAACTAAACAAAAAATAA
- a CDS encoding GNAT family N-acetyltransferase, which translates to MSIILRPATENDLQKILEIVNHSILHTTANYSYEIQTLEVQKKWFEDKTAKNLPIVVADLDGEVVGFGSYGQFREKIGYQYTVEHSVYVVDNIVGKGIGSKLLTELIRLAKEQGYHVMIGAIDADNAGSIAFHEKFGFVSTGTIREVGYKFDHWLDLVFMQLILV; encoded by the coding sequence ATGAGCATCATTTTAAGACCGGCAACTGAAAACGATTTACAAAAAATACTAGAAATTGTAAATCATTCTATTTTACATACAACAGCCAATTATAGCTACGAAATTCAGACTTTAGAAGTTCAAAAGAAATGGTTTGAAGATAAAACAGCTAAAAATCTTCCGATTGTTGTTGCAGATTTAGATGGCGAAGTGGTTGGTTTTGGAAGTTATGGGCAATTTCGTGAAAAAATAGGCTATCAATATACTGTAGAGCATTCTGTTTATGTGGTCGATAATATTGTTGGAAAAGGAATTGGTTCTAAGCTTTTGACAGAATTAATTCGTCTGGCAAAAGAACAAGGTTATCACGTTATGATTGGCGCTATAGATGCTGATAATGCTGGAAGTATTGCTTTTCATGAAAAATTTGGCTTTGTTTCAACAGGAACAATCCGAGAAGTTGGATACAAATTTGATCACTGGCTAGATTTAGTTTTTATGCAGTTGATATTGGTTTAA
- a CDS encoding glutathione peroxidase: MKNIAILVWSALFMMASQVQAQTSHKPKKEIMAKETIYQFKVEDLSGDTFDFASLKGKKIMIVNTASKCGLTPQYKDLEAIYKQYKDKGFVIVGFPANNFASQEPGTAKEIETFCQQNYGVTFPMMNKVSVKGSDMCEVYKFLTEKSKNGLQDSEVEWNFQKYLINEKGELVKVIKPRTLVTDPEVINWIKS; encoded by the coding sequence ATGAAAAATATAGCAATTTTAGTTTGGAGCGCATTATTTATGATGGCTTCTCAAGTTCAGGCTCAAACGAGTCATAAACCAAAAAAAGAAATTATGGCAAAAGAAACAATTTATCAATTTAAAGTTGAAGATTTATCAGGAGATACTTTTGACTTTGCATCTTTAAAAGGCAAAAAAATCATGATTGTTAATACGGCTTCAAAATGCGGTTTAACACCTCAATACAAAGATTTAGAAGCCATTTACAAACAATATAAAGATAAAGGTTTTGTAATTGTAGGTTTCCCAGCAAACAATTTTGCCTCTCAGGAACCTGGAACTGCTAAAGAAATTGAAACTTTTTGCCAGCAAAATTACGGCGTAACTTTTCCGATGATGAACAAAGTTTCTGTAAAAGGAAGTGATATGTGCGAAGTTTATAAATTCCTTACTGAGAAATCTAAAAACGGTTTGCAAGATTCTGAAGTAGAATGGAATTTTCAAAAATATTTGATCAATGAAAAAGGAGAATTGGTAAAAGTAATTAAACCAAGAACTCTAGTAACAGATCCGGAAGTTATTAATTGGATCAAAAGTTAA
- a CDS encoding RNA polymerase sigma factor, translating into MSQEELLVLIYKKDEKAFTHLYDMYSKSLFSVIHVLIKNREEAEDVLQDVFVKIWKNIDSYNESKGRFYTWILNIARNTSIDKLRSKNFNNSQKNLSSDNFVNLLDESNKLTHKIDAIGIQEFVKKLKPKCIEIINLLFFKGYTQQEASEELAMPLGTIKTQNRNCINDLRNYLKI; encoded by the coding sequence ATGAGTCAAGAAGAATTGTTAGTTTTAATCTACAAAAAAGACGAAAAAGCTTTTACACATTTATATGATATGTATTCTAAAAGTTTGTTTTCAGTCATTCATGTCTTAATTAAAAATCGAGAAGAAGCAGAAGATGTTCTGCAAGACGTTTTTGTCAAAATTTGGAAAAACATCGATTCTTATAACGAAAGCAAAGGAAGATTTTATACTTGGATCCTTAATATTGCTCGAAATACTTCAATCGATAAACTGCGTTCAAAAAATTTTAATAACAGTCAAAAAAACCTTTCCTCAGATAATTTCGTAAATCTGTTAGATGAGAGTAATAAATTAACTCATAAAATTGATGCTATTGGAATTCAGGAGTTCGTAAAAAAACTGAAACCTAAATGTATTGAAATAATTAATTTGTTATTCTTTAAAGGATATACCCAACAAGAAGCTTCAGAAGAATTGGCAATGCCTCTGGGAACTATCAAAACACAAAACAGAAACTGTATTAACGATTTACGTAATTATTTAAAAATATAA
- a CDS encoding anti-sigma factor, whose protein sequence is MEAQEYIESGILELYVYGLLSEKENLEIAELAKNNTNVDEEIISIEKAIIALSSSFSPFHSVENFEKIKARLELKHGKVVDMKPVSNWSQYVGWAAAVLLLLGLGYQTMELTKTKEAISTVGNEKNKIQRDYAYLGQENKEIKKSLTIVRDIKNTGVTLGGQTVSPKSFAKVYWNQETKTTYIDAAGLPTPPKGMVYQVWSLKLSPVLTPTSIGLLDNFEGNSQKIFAVSQTDSAEAFGITLEPAGGSLTPTMEQLYTLGKV, encoded by the coding sequence ATGGAAGCACAAGAATATATAGAATCAGGCATATTAGAGCTGTATGTTTACGGCTTATTAAGCGAAAAAGAAAATCTTGAAATTGCTGAATTGGCGAAAAACAATACCAATGTTGATGAGGAAATTATTTCGATAGAAAAAGCCATAATTGCTTTATCATCGAGCTTTTCTCCTTTCCACTCTGTAGAAAACTTTGAGAAGATAAAAGCCCGTTTAGAATTGAAACACGGCAAAGTAGTTGACATGAAACCTGTCTCAAACTGGTCGCAATATGTGGGCTGGGCAGCTGCTGTTTTACTATTGTTAGGTTTAGGATATCAAACTATGGAACTGACAAAAACAAAAGAAGCAATCTCTACTGTTGGAAATGAAAAAAACAAAATCCAAAGAGATTATGCTTATTTAGGTCAGGAAAATAAAGAAATCAAGAAAAGCTTAACTATTGTAAGAGATATTAAAAATACTGGTGTAACTCTTGGTGGTCAAACTGTATCACCTAAATCTTTCGCAAAAGTTTATTGGAATCAAGAAACTAAAACAACTTATATTGATGCTGCTGGTTTGCCAACTCCTCCAAAAGGAATGGTTTACCAAGTTTGGTCTCTTAAGTTGAGCCCAGTTCTTACTCCAACAAGTATTGGTTTATTGGATAATTTTGAAGGAAATTCACAGAAAATCTTTGCTGTAAGTCAAACCGATTCTGCTGAAGCATTCGGAATTACATTGGAGCCAGCCGGCGGAAGTTTGACTCCAACAATGGAACAACTTTATACTCTAGGAAAAGTTTAA
- the ccsA gene encoding cytochrome c biogenesis protein CcsA — protein MDKKIFSFLFSTRLMAVLFLTFAIAMGVGTFIESKYNTDTARILIYNTWWFEAIMAIFMLNFFGNIKRYQLHKKEKWATLLLHLAFVFILLGAFITRYISYEGMMPIREGSAENQVYSDKTFLTIFVDGEYKGEMKRRVFEKSLLLSPVTNNDFTVSGKFDQTPFEVTYSNYIMGAKEVVKPDANGTLYLKLVEAGAGGREEHYLKEGEVQNIHNVLFALNKQTDGAININTKGEQYTIQTPFEGEFMRMADQFKGKVTKDDVQPLMMRSLYSIGDIRIVFPDPPMKGKVDYESNNDFKAKSHSDALVVKVKAEGQEKEVMLMGSKGQVGEAKTVKIGNIEYSLFYGSKAYVLPFKVKLNDFIATKYPGTEKSYSAFESKVTVLDSTETFNADIYMNHVLDHKGYRFFQSSFDPDEKGTVLSVNHDFWGTNITYFGYFLLYIGLMAIMFTKHSRFGDLKKKLDNVQKKKEKLITILVLLIGLNGFAQQTPHVHSHDHDHDHAHSADPNDHANHVTAPPSQKQLDSLLTIYKAPESHAAKFGRLIIQDAGGRMKPINTFSSELLRKVSHKDTYNGMNSDQVFLSMTQYAQVWIQIPLIYIKSGNDSIRKIIGIDSKDQYAPFVKFFDEQGNYKLSPYLDSAYKVANPNNFEKDFIETDKKVNLMESALSGSILKIFPVPNDPNHKWVSFLERESAGFKGMDSTYVKQILPLYFSALNNGSIAKNFDTADNLVESINGFQKKFGAKVRPSEEKIDAEIAYNKYDVFKVLPYWYITVSILMLMFTILNIFFEKKWLRITVNAFHIMVGLLFALHTLGLIARWYISGHAPWSNAYESIVYVAWATMFFGLAFDRKSKLTIASGAFVTAMILMAAYMNWIDPEIANLQPVLNSYWLMIHVAVIVASYGPTALGMILGFVALILIFFTTEKNKAKMELHIKEVSYINEMSLTIGLIMLTIGNFLGGQWANESWGRYWGWDPKETWALISIMVYGFVIHARFVPALRGKWFFNLMSMYAFISILFTYYGVNFHLVGLHSYASGEAHSLNWIYYCLITISIIGAVTYPKYRKYYKTKKVKK, from the coding sequence ATGGATAAAAAAATATTCTCTTTTTTGTTTTCTACACGATTAATGGCCGTTCTTTTTTTAACATTCGCAATTGCAATGGGTGTTGGAACTTTTATCGAAAGTAAATACAATACCGATACGGCTAGAATTCTAATTTACAATACTTGGTGGTTTGAAGCAATTATGGCCATCTTTATGCTTAATTTCTTCGGAAATATTAAACGTTACCAATTGCATAAAAAAGAAAAATGGGCAACACTTTTACTGCATCTTGCCTTTGTTTTTATCCTTTTAGGCGCTTTTATTACAAGATATATTAGTTATGAAGGAATGATGCCAATCCGTGAAGGTTCGGCAGAAAACCAAGTCTACTCAGACAAAACATTCCTAACCATTTTTGTTGACGGTGAATATAAAGGTGAAATGAAAAGAAGAGTTTTTGAAAAAAGTCTTTTACTTTCTCCTGTAACCAATAATGATTTTACCGTTTCTGGAAAATTCGATCAAACTCCTTTTGAAGTTACCTATTCTAACTACATAATGGGAGCAAAAGAAGTTGTGAAACCAGATGCAAACGGAACTTTATACTTAAAATTAGTAGAAGCAGGAGCAGGCGGACGTGAAGAACATTACCTGAAAGAGGGTGAAGTTCAGAATATTCACAATGTTTTATTTGCTTTAAATAAGCAAACTGATGGCGCTATTAATATTAATACTAAAGGAGAACAATACACTATTCAAACTCCATTTGAAGGAGAGTTTATGCGAATGGCTGACCAGTTTAAAGGTAAAGTTACGAAAGATGACGTACAGCCTTTAATGATGCGTTCTTTGTATAGCATTGGCGATATCCGAATTGTATTTCCAGATCCGCCGATGAAAGGAAAAGTAGATTATGAATCTAATAATGATTTTAAAGCAAAATCTCATTCTGATGCTTTAGTGGTTAAAGTTAAAGCTGAAGGACAGGAAAAAGAAGTGATGCTTATGGGATCTAAAGGTCAAGTTGGAGAAGCTAAAACTGTTAAAATAGGAAACATTGAGTATTCTTTATTTTATGGAAGTAAAGCTTATGTTTTGCCTTTCAAAGTAAAATTGAATGATTTTATTGCAACCAAATATCCAGGTACGGAAAAAAGTTATTCTGCTTTTGAAAGTAAAGTAACTGTTCTAGATTCAACAGAAACATTTAATGCCGATATTTATATGAATCACGTTTTAGATCATAAAGGATATCGTTTCTTCCAGTCTTCATTCGATCCAGACGAAAAAGGAACAGTTTTATCTGTAAACCATGATTTCTGGGGAACAAATATTACTTACTTCGGATATTTTCTATTATATATTGGTTTAATGGCAATTATGTTTACTAAACATTCTCGTTTTGGAGATTTGAAAAAGAAATTAGATAATGTTCAAAAAAAGAAAGAAAAGCTAATTACAATTTTAGTTCTTTTGATCGGTTTGAATGGTTTCGCACAACAAACACCTCATGTTCATTCGCACGATCACGATCATGATCACGCTCATTCTGCAGATCCAAATGATCACGCAAATCACGTGACGGCTCCGCCAAGCCAAAAACAATTAGATTCTTTGTTGACTATTTATAAAGCGCCAGAATCTCATGCGGCAAAATTTGGTCGTTTGATTATTCAGGATGCAGGAGGAAGAATGAAACCGATTAATACGTTTTCTTCTGAATTGCTTCGTAAAGTAAGCCATAAAGACACTTATAACGGAATGAACTCGGATCAAGTATTCTTGTCTATGACACAGTATGCTCAGGTTTGGATTCAGATTCCATTGATTTATATTAAATCAGGAAATGATAGTATTCGTAAAATTATCGGAATTGATTCTAAAGATCAATACGCTCCGTTTGTAAAATTCTTTGACGAACAAGGAAATTATAAATTATCTCCATATTTAGATTCAGCATATAAAGTAGCAAATCCGAATAATTTTGAGAAAGATTTTATCGAGACAGATAAAAAAGTAAACTTAATGGAATCTGCTTTAAGCGGTAGCATTTTAAAAATATTTCCAGTTCCAAATGATCCAAATCATAAATGGGTTTCTTTCTTAGAACGAGAAAGTGCCGGTTTTAAAGGAATGGATTCTACTTACGTAAAACAGATTCTACCATTATATTTTAGTGCTTTAAATAATGGTTCTATTGCGAAAAACTTTGATACAGCAGATAATTTAGTTGAAAGTATCAATGGTTTTCAAAAGAAGTTTGGTGCAAAAGTAAGACCAAGTGAAGAAAAAATCGACGCGGAAATTGCTTACAATAAGTATGATGTTTTCAAAGTATTGCCGTATTGGTATATTACTGTATCAATCTTGATGTTGATGTTTACGATTCTTAATATTTTCTTTGAGAAAAAATGGCTTCGTATTACCGTAAATGCTTTCCATATTATGGTCGGATTATTATTTGCGCTTCATACATTAGGATTAATTGCACGTTGGTATATTTCTGGTCACGCTCCTTGGAGTAATGCTTACGAGTCTATTGTATATGTGGCTTGGGCTACAATGTTCTTTGGATTGGCTTTTGATAGAAAATCTAAATTAACAATTGCTTCAGGTGCTTTCGTTACCGCTATGATTTTAATGGCAGCTTATATGAACTGGATTGATCCGGAAATTGCAAACTTACAACCAGTTCTTAATTCTTATTGGTTAATGATTCACGTTGCGGTTATTGTGGCTAGTTATGGTCCAACAGCATTAGGAATGATTTTAGGTTTTGTAGCATTGATTTTGATTTTCTTTACAACAGAGAAAAATAAAGCCAAAATGGAATTACACATAAAAGAGGTTAGTTACATCAACGAAATGTCTTTAACTATTGGTTTGATCATGTTGACAATTGGTAACTTCCTTGGAGGACAATGGGCAAATGAAAGCTGGGGACGTTACTGGGGTTGGGATCCAAAAGAAACTTGGGCATTAATATCGATTATGGTTTATGGTTTTGTAATTCACGCTCGTTTTGTTCCTGCTTTAAGAGGAAAATGGTTCTTTAACTTAATGAGTATGTATGCTTTTATTTCTATTTTGTTTACTTATTATGGAGTAAATTTCCATTTAGTTGGTTTACACTCGTATGCAAGCGGAGAAGCGCATTCTTTAAATTGGATTTATTACTGTTTAATTACAATTTCTATTATTGGAGCTGTTACTTATCCAAAATATAGAAAATATTATAAGACTAAAAAAGTTAAAAAATAA
- a CDS encoding Rossmann-like and DUF2520 domain-containing protein — protein sequence MIQITIIGSGNVAQHLIKAFSASKIVEIKQVFSRKKEAIHHLVEFEKIVSDLSELQTADLHIIAVSDNAINEVSEQLPFNNQLVVHTSGTSSIEILNEKNRRGVFYPLQTFSKTKEVDFSIIPFCLEAENTADFKLLETVAKSISTAVYLISSEQRKALHVAAVFVNNFTNHLYHLGQEICEENQLPFAILKPLIQETADKINTLDPVDAQTGPAKRHDSNTTEAHLAFLQDENKKNIYKILTQSIQHNGKKL from the coding sequence ATGATTCAGATAACTATAATCGGTTCCGGCAATGTTGCCCAGCATTTAATAAAGGCATTTAGCGCTAGCAAAATTGTTGAAATTAAACAGGTTTTTTCTAGAAAGAAAGAAGCTATACATCATTTAGTTGAATTTGAAAAGATTGTAAGTGATTTAAGCGAATTACAAACTGCTGACTTACATATTATTGCAGTTTCTGATAATGCAATTAATGAAGTTTCGGAACAACTTCCGTTTAATAATCAGCTTGTTGTTCATACTTCAGGAACATCTTCTATAGAAATATTAAATGAAAAAAATCGACGCGGTGTTTTTTATCCGCTTCAAACATTTTCTAAAACTAAAGAAGTTGATTTTTCGATAATTCCGTTCTGTTTAGAAGCAGAAAACACTGCCGATTTCAAACTCTTAGAAACAGTTGCGAAAAGTATTTCTACGGCTGTTTATTTAATAAGTTCCGAACAGCGAAAAGCACTTCATGTGGCGGCGGTTTTTGTAAACAATTTCACAAATCATTTATACCATTTGGGGCAAGAAATCTGCGAAGAAAACCAGTTGCCTTTTGCTATTTTAAAACCTCTAATTCAGGAAACTGCAGACAAAATAAATACGCTCGATCCTGTCGATGCCCAAACAGGACCAGCTAAACGCCATGATTCGAATACAACAGAAGCGCATTTGGCATTTTTACAAGACGAAAACAAAAAAAATATCTATAAAATTCTAACACAATCTATACAGCATAATGGCAAAAAGTTATAA
- a CDS encoding KdsC family phosphatase codes for MAKSYKEIMNDITTFVFDVDGVLTDGSVFVTNEGEMLRTMNIRDGYAIKAAIESGYNVCIISGGSNEGVRIRLRNLGVNDIHLGTPDKVKTLKEFVETNNITHENVLYMGDDIPDFHVMKLVGLPTCPQDAVPEIKNICRYISHVKGGRGAVRDVIEQVMKVQGKWMEYFNGKHD; via the coding sequence ATGGCAAAAAGTTATAAAGAAATAATGAATGACATCACAACGTTTGTTTTTGATGTAGACGGAGTACTTACAGACGGTTCTGTTTTTGTAACCAACGAGGGTGAAATGCTAAGAACAATGAATATTCGCGATGGTTACGCTATAAAAGCAGCAATTGAAAGTGGTTACAATGTGTGTATTATTTCTGGTGGAAGCAATGAAGGGGTTCGCATTCGTTTGCGCAATTTAGGCGTTAACGACATTCATTTAGGAACTCCAGACAAAGTAAAAACTCTAAAAGAATTCGTTGAAACAAACAATATTACACACGAAAATGTGCTATACATGGGAGATGATATTCCTGATTTTCACGTTATGAAATTGGTTGGACTTCCAACTTGCCCGCAAGATGCTGTTCCAGAAATTAAAAATATCTGTCGCTATATTTCACATGTAAAAGGCGGACGAGGCGCTGTTAGAGATGTTATCGAACAAGTAATGAAAGTGCAAGGAAAATGGATGGAGTATTTTAATGGGAAACACGATTAA